The Alnus glutinosa chromosome 1, dhAlnGlut1.1, whole genome shotgun sequence region CGGCACTCTCTTCTCCGGCCGTCCTGAGTGCCGGCAATCCCAACAAGCCGGCGACCCCCTCCTGCtttctcctcttctttcttcttcttcttcttcttcttttttttttttttttcggggtGTAAAAAGTTGGGGCATTTTCCAACAAAAATGACTTGCTGTGCAGTGAGACGCAAAATGATACAGATTGAGTTAAATCAGTCTTAGTTCGACATGGGCACTCAATGTTTTAACAGCAGCCGATTTCTCTATCGTACCCAAACGGCGTCTAAATCACaggcaaaaaaaagaaacacagttttagtgaaaaaaatatatacataccctcttaaattattatttatgctCTGTTTATTTCGACGCAAAATGATTTctatcgtaaaatattttcgatgaaatcaatttcaaaagaaattattttctcgaaaatatttttcggcatttggttcgcacgaaaaaattacgaaaaatgaaaatgcaaatgTCGCCGGAATTCGGCAACGACCGGTCGCCGTCATCGGAATCCAGAGAGCATGATTGGCCAATCCGgtcaaaattgccggattccgaaAAAACACCTCCgggcccggtcagatccggccggatccggtcattttggccggatctcggcaggatcagCGGCCGGGTCCagacactgatccggccggattccggccattttggctagATCTGGCCAgatcagtgtccggatccggtcagatcaggctggattccggccattttggccagagccggccgaatcagtgtccggatccggtcagatccggccggatcagtgtccggatccggtcaaatcaggccggattccggccattttggccggatccggtcagatcaggccggcTTCCGGCCGGTTTCTGTCCATGGCTGAATTCCGGCCAGATTCCGCCGGCATTCGGCGCAGTTGCCgaatgtcgccggattccgtcgGCCGGCAGTATTCCagtggtcggattccgacgccagcattattccagtgacttgatgatgccgaaTTCCGGTTCTGCCTATTTTTgaacgaccgactattgccGAACTCGAccagtcagatatcaaacatgcgtgtaaagacgaagaatataattttggaaaacgatttacggttttaaaaaccgtaaatcgttttccaaaaattaaagaaggttttacggtcaaaccgaaaatggttTTCcttgaccgttattttcgcccctaccaaacaccgtaaaataccgaaatcattttccaaaaatcattttacgccgaaacaaacggagcattaattattaatatttctcaaattatcaattatgcTAATGtcccttcaaactatcaaaacatatcaatatttttcttaagaccaataaaaagacaaaaatgatcataattttttttttcaataagacaaaattgtccttataaattcaaaaaaaaaaactgaaaagaataacttttttaaaaaacaattaaataaaattaaggaaaaaaaaattaataaaaaagaacgaaaaagaacatttaaaaaaaaaaaaaaaaaaaaaagaggaaaaaaaactgaaatttatatataaaaataaaataaaataaaataaacccaaaaaaaaaaaaacctgtttttattttttttatttttttgttttttttataactttatgttattttttattttttaaaataatttttttatttttttttaaataataataattttatgaatggtgTTTTTGCCAGTAAAgagaatattgacatttttcggtAGTTTAAAGGGggagagattgacacaattaataatttatggAGATATTAACAATGAGATAGTAGTTTAAGAGGATTATTTGTacctcctccttttttttctctttcttcttctttttttttttttttttttttttttttttttttttccaattttagtttaaaaaaggCTCGGTTAAATAAGAATAACACAAAATTTTGAATTCTTCTAAATTGTAGgtgtttttataaaattgacccaccaaaattaatttttaacttcaaacttttttatatttttagtttcggacctctcaaaattatttttctagttcCACCTCCTGCAAGCAACTAACACCTCACTGCTCCATATGGACCTTGAAGGTGGAAGACTGGAAGTCAAATGGGAATGCCATGAGCATAGTCCTGCCTTGATGCCTTCATCGGTCACCACCTCCTCCACTGCGCCCTCTGTCTTTGCCTTTTACGATCACCTTCCTCCATACTCTGACATTCCATCCACAAAGACGAAAAACTTAATAGAAAAGATGATTTATCATAGTTCTGTAGTTGTGGATGttgaaaatcactttttaaactttggaagctaaaaacttaaaagtagtatatatatacttcgAAGTTGGGGGTACGTATAGTGTATTTTCTTCGAGGGACATTTTTGGAAATTTATGTGTTAAAATCCATGTGCGACGCAAGTGACTAACATTCCATCCAAAAAGATAGAAAAACTTAATGGATGAATTAACATGTCAgaatttggtagtttgtgggatTCGAATGTCATTTTTTGAACTTTAAAGGCTAAAACACAAAAGTgtattttcttctaatttttttaattttgatcgatatttttgtcattgggggCCATTGACTCAATTAATAGTTTTAGGGGACATTAACAATAGGGTAGTAATTTGAGGAGGATGAGTTTGTTTactttttccattaatttatcTCAAGTTGGTATGAGAAATTTCAAATCTACTATTTAGAGTTTtgttgtgatgggttgcaaaGTTGTTTATCTTCCAGTATCAAGTGTTTTTGGTGTTGAGAAGTACGGGATGGAATGGATTAATTGGTTTCTTATTGGATTCCTACTTTGATGGAAAGTGGAGTTAAAGTTCAATAAGAAAATCGGTCATTTCTCTACCCTCTTTTGTCATTCTTCGCTACCGTAGCATTGTCAATCCACTTttaaattaatcttaattaaaaaataaataaaaatcaatggtGAAGTAACATTGCCACATCAGTAGAGAATGatggaaaaagaacaaaagaatacaaaatagcatttctcataaatatatataatattcattaattttttgtaacTGAAGAAAGTCAAGTGAGAGAAACGGCCATATTTTGGTGTTCACGCTTTCAAGATGAAGATTCAAGAAGGTTTTTGGTTGAAGCAATACTACATATCATCATtttgtcctctttttgtccccccaaaattgatgtggctcttaaaattaccattggatcaaaatctaataatgatttatCGTAAATTCAATGGATTCTAGTatgttgttaatttattttaaaaatcatgatAGCTAAATTCTTgggatttattttatattataaagaCTAGTTTTACATTTTGAATTCCAGCAATCATTTGGCCCCAAACCACAACAGTATAAAAACACTACATACAGTAGCACTAGACAAGTAACTCATTCCAACAATACCACGAACAGGTGAAAAAGACGAGGACAAATTATTCGTGAGCAACTACAACAACTTGTTTTCCAACATTGCGACCACTGAAAAGGCCAACCAAGGCAGCTGGgccactctcaaggccttcagcTATGTCTTCCACATACACTATCTTCCCTTCTCTGATATAAGGCAGCACAGTGTCTAAGAACTTGGGATAGAGGTGATAGTAATCAGAAGTTACAAATCCTTGCATATGGATTCGCTTGAATATGAGATGCATCAAATTTTTCACGCCTTCAGGCTGATCAAGGTTGTACTGTGAGATCATTCCACATACAGCAATGCGGCCATGGATTCTCATGTTTAGGAGCACTGCATCAAGTGTTTTACCCCCAACATTCTCAAAGTAAATGTCAATGCCTTCTGGGAAATACCTGTGGTTAACAGAAACCAATAATTAATGTGTGTTttaaagatcaaaacaatattCCTACAGACTCTGATAATATATATAGAGTCAAGTTAATGGCCCCATCCagtttgttaatattattatacaaacttattctaaaaatatacaTACTACAACTTATTCTATAAACGAACTTTGTAAATACTACAACCCTTGGAGCAAAATTTAAAACTGACCTTTTCAAAGCTGCATCCAAGTCAGACTCTTCCTTATAGTTGAAAGCATCGTCAAAACCAATCttgtttttcaaaagattaaccTGGTTTTTAATGGAAGAACATATGAGTTtattaatagaaaaacaaaagcaaaaataaaaaagagtttaTTATATCTACATAAACTATTGCAGAATACATCTAGATGGGAGCCATCAAATAAAGTATCCATCCCAATAGAAAGGTAACCTTTTCTTTACTTCCAGCACTTCCAACgacaaaacaacccaacaatTTGGCAAACTGTCCAACAAGCTGACCAACTGCACCAGAAGCTGCAGAAATGAAGACATATTCTCCTTTCTTAGGAGAACAAACTTCATAGAAACCAGCATAAGCAGTCATACCAGGCATAcctacataaatatataatattgaatAAGTTAGATGTGCTTTGACCACCAAGAAGCAATAACCTAATTAAAAGCTTAACACAAAACAGAATTAGAAGCAGCAAGCCTACCAAGAATTCCAGTATAGTAGGAGAGAGGCACATCAGTGTCGTGAATTTTAAACAGAGACTCAGTTGCTGTAATAAGACTATATTCTTCCCACCCGGTTACTCCCCAAACCAAGTCACCTTTCTTTAAGTTTGGATGCGCTGAATCCAAAACTTTAGCCATTCCATGTCCACTAATGGGCTGCAAAGTTTCGAAATCAAATTTCATAACTTATGCTTTCACACAACATCaacaagatgaaaaaaaaaaaaaaaaaacagcggTAGCCGAACTGCCATGAAAAGCTTGGGGTGGCTCGGCCGCCCTCAGCCGAATCTGAGTAGGTTTGACGTGGTACACGGCAAAACcgttaaaaatttaacaaaagggagacaatgatttatttgataaatttaaactttttaagaaGCAATTTGATATAAACTAATAATTCATAGACCAGCTTGGATCATTTGTCCTTTCTGTTTTTTCACgtacaaagagaagaagaatgaaaacACATTTAGGCAGAGAATCCACTCACAGAAACGGGCGTGAAGGAGCTGATGTAGGTGCCAGTAACGGAATTACCGGTTGGCCTCATGCGGCCAAGCAAGTAGGGATCGCAGGACAAGTAGAGGTTCTTCACCAGAACAGCATTTGAACCCTCTGGAACCTTCAACTTAATGCTACCAGTCGTCACGTACATGTCCGATTCCttgggataaccagtgacataGTCCCTCAGTATCACCTGCTTGTTGCTCACTACTTCCTCTCCCTTAACACTCGCCATTATTGCAACGCTAAACTCTTTCTGTTTCTGTCTTGGTGAGGTGTGGAAGGGGAACTGAGGTTGTCTTTTTGTAGCATGCTGATCCGAGGATGTTCGTAACTGCTTACGTTTGGGACACGAACTTGCGTCACATTATACGTCACAATCTATTTTCAATTAGCCTTCTTCAAAGGGAATAGGATAAAAGCAATATTTCGCATTATCCACCTCTTTAAATATTTGGGTTGCTTGCTCCCTAAGAATTTGTAAAGGATAAATGCCATATTTCGCATTATCCGGCCACCTCTTTAGATATGCACATACTTAAATCCAAACTATGATCGCCTGCATTATAAcaatataaaaacatattttactTTACTCTTATCATGCATGCCTTATAAATTTAGTAATTTACCCTTTTTACTTCTTTCCTTTAACTTTCTTCTCATTCCTTTAACCGCGCGTTTTCCATTATCATTTATTTACCATTTCACTTGGGGGTGGGAGAAGGGGAACCTTCACATGACCGTTTCATGGTCGTCTTCATGTGAGATTAAGCACCTATTGCTGTTTCCTAAGCCATCGCCATATATGACTACGCTAGCTTGGCCATTTATTGGGCCATCACCAAGTTTCGCAATCTttacttttcccttttcttgATCCATCTACAAAGGAATTAGGTGACTTTTGTGTTGCCATTATGTAATTCTTTCATTTCCTTTGCCAATTTCCTTAACATTTCTTCAAATAAATGACTGTTTCTTGGCCATCATCAAGTGAAAACTGGCACCATCCagtttgttaatattattaCGCCTAGCTCAAAGCGGACAACTTATTCGATCTATAAAGAACTTGTAATTAAAGACTACGAGCTTTAGAGCAAAATTTAAAACTGACCTTTTCAAAGCTGCATCCAAGTCAGACTCTTCCTTATAGTTGAAAGCATCGTCAAAACCAAACTTATTCTTCAAAAGATCAACCTGGTTTTTAATAGAAGAAATATGAGTTtattaatagaaaaacaaaaacaaaaataaatgagtTTATTATATCTACATAAACGATTGCATGCAGAATACATCTAGATGGGAGCCATCAAATAAAGTATCCATCCCAATAGAAAGGTAACCTTTTCTTTacttcactacaaaaaactctgcatttagTAGCGTGTCAACAGTAAAGTACTTTTTGACACTTCACTAATTAGTAGCGTGTTAAAAAGTAATacctcactaaaataattaatggtGTGTCGTTTTGACATGCCACTAAATTTGTAGCGTGTCTGGCAGTCACGTCACAAATTTAGTGTCGTGTCTAACTGGCACGCCATAATTTAGTGGCATGTCGGACTGACAcgccacaaaaaataaaaatcccccTAGCTAGCTTCCCAGATTGttctccctccctccctgcCTCAGAGCTTGGTGCAAAAGCCCTTAGGAGGAGGCTGTTCCACATGAAATTGGGGTTCTCGATCTATTTGATCAAAGAGCCGACTTTATTCAACTCTAATTCTCAAGTCATAACAAAAATGACTTGCTGTGCAAGCACCACAAAAAACTTCGTTTTTAGCCACTTGCAGTTAGCCATGTAGATTAAGGtcatccacgtggctaattgttaACCAAGTGCAGTTAGCTACGTGGGTTACGCGTGGTGAATCCAGTTGTTGTTAAATGTACATTTAAAGACGTGGCTttttatatatgtggctatTTAGCCATGTGACGTTTAGCCACATGCCACTCCAagtggctaaatgcaattttattttttaaaaaaaaatgagcacttctagccacgtgtaattaaagCCAcgtagctaaaaaaaaatataagctaaaaaaaaaaaaaaaaacagaatatctgttctttttttttttttctcccaatatcatatatatatacaatatttcCGGCGTACATCCAGGCCGGGACCGGCAATCACCTAGTCGTCGGATTTGAActcatcaaaccaaaaatacaaaacccCAAAATGGGAAAAACCGAATCACATACATTAgattcaaaaaatcaaaacaacaaaaatctaGTCGCcggaaatcaaaccaaaaaaaaaaccaattcgccggcaatcaaacctaaacaacaaaaacccagtcGCCCACTCACGggaaatcatcaaaccaaacaacaaaaacccaaaatcagattcaaaatTTTGCCGGTCCTCCGATCCCTGCATCACCGAAACATCAAAGGATAAGAGAGAGATCaacacgagagagagagagagagagagagagagagagagagagagagtacttgtGGTCGACGGAGATCCGCGGCCGGAGAGCATGAGTCAAAcggatctcctccatctctgagCATCAGTCGATCTCGATCTCTACCTCTTTGAGTCGCCCAATCTCCTTGGGTGGTGGCGTGTTGTTGAGCCAGTGGGGCTGAGTGGTcaacgagagagagaagagagtgagagtgagacgGAATATCAGAGATCgacgagagagaagagagttttgGGGTGAGTAGTTGacgaaagagagaagagagtgagagtgaagagaggagagagagatagaagcattttaggaagaaaaggcaaaaattgaaaaaattaataggaaagtcaaatttgaaatctaaatattaGTGCGAGCAGGATTTCGCgtcccaaaatttttttaatctatataaGCAAATAGAGACGTGTGTTATTTTTCACGTGGCTAGAATtttaatttgtcaaaaaaaaaaattaataaattagccacgtggtACATATttcacgtggctaattggagaCGTGGCCATTACACTacgtggctaatttattaaaattaaaaataaaaaaataaaaataaaaaattgaaaaaatttcaattcctgaaaaaatatgaacattttagtcacgtggctaattggcgaaGTGGAAAtaatccacgtggctaattggcgacgtgAAAAAAATCCACATGGCTAATTACCTGCACAAACATTTTGCTACGTGGTGGTTTACCCACATGGCGAAATAGCGACGTGGATAATCTAACATGTAGCGAAATCGCCACGTGGCTATAATCACATGGCTACAGTACCGGGTActatagccacgtggctaaactgcaagtttttttgtagtgtgggaGACTCAAATGATCGACACTGATCGAGTTAAATTAGACTTAGTTAAACATGGGCACTCAATATTTTATGGTcggtttggatgttgaatttttttgaatcagAATATTATTTTGATTCACTGTGCGAATTATGGGGTTTgacattgtgagataaaatttgaaaaaaaaaaaaatttaaaaagttgaataaaatataatttatttttgaaaaaagtagaatattattcTACATTTTATTCAAACCAAACACACTATTAACCGCAACTGATTTCTCTACCCAAACAACAtctaaatcacaaaaaaaaaaaaaaaaaaaaacacacaattttatgagaaaaatacacatattctCCTCAAACTagcactcaattgtcaatgtctcccaaactatcaattaagTCAATGtttcccctcaaactaccaaagcagGTCTATATCCCCCCCTAAAACcaataaaaggacaaaaatggctatatatatattttcaataagataaaaatgtcctcataaattaaaaaaaaaaaaaaaaaaaaaaaaaaaaaaaaaaaacttaaacttaaaaaacaaataactttttaaaaaacaaattaaataaaattaaggaaaaaaaaaagaaaaataaaaataaaaaagaacgaaaaaagaattttattttttaaaaaaaatgaaaaaataactgaaatttatatatatatatatatattaaaaaaaaccgaaaagaagaagaagaagaagaaaaaaaacctgtttttatttttatttttttttattttttgtataactttttgttattttagattttttttaaataatatttttagttttttttttaaataataataattttatgatgggttatttttgtcattaggataaacattgacatttttcggtagttttttttttttttttttttttttttttttaatttttattttttaagtacgTCAGTAACCAAttacaaggaaaaataaaaaacacaaatacaacaGGGTATGGGCAACCCAAATATTAAACTAAGAACGTAAATACgcgggggcaatgcttccgaagatgcgggcccttTGACTCGAGGCACGGATGCCACAAAGTCGGGGTCACCATTAAAGGTGATttcacaagtgtattgagtcaccATTAAAGAGCTCGCTGGAGCGTGTGTGCCACGCGCGAGGGAGTAGAAGCCGGTTGGGGAAAAAACGATCGTTGGTGGAAACCGGAGACGCCGGAGAACTCAGTGGTGAGGCGCGTGTCTTGTAATTGTTTGCGGAGGAGTGTAGATCTAGatctgaaaaattgaaacaaaaccccttgccaaaaattacaaaaaactcgGTGGAAGGCGGAGGAAAATAGCCTGAACAGACGTTTTAGAGACACAAAAACCAGtaaaaagcatgtaagatagGTGGGTAGATGGAGCTTATGCCTTAACTCCAAAGGCTTGAAAAACTGGAAAGAAGGTAGAAGGTTGAAGAGATAGATGATGTAAAGTGAAAAGTAAGGGTGGTCGGATGTTGGGGTGGAAGAAGAACAGAGGAAAACGGAGATGGGTGG contains the following coding sequences:
- the LOC133875853 gene encoding 2-alkenal reductase (NADP(+)-dependent)-like, whose translation is MASVKGEEVVSNKQVILRDYVTGYPKESDMYVTTGSIKLKVPEGSNAVLVKNLYLSCDPYLLGRMRPTGNSVTGTYISSFTPVSPISGHGMAKVLDSAHPNLKKGDLVWGVTGWEEYSLITATESLFKIHDTDVPLSYYTGILGMPGMTAYAGFYEVCSPKKGEYVFISAASGAVGQLVGQFAKLLGCFVVGSAGSKEKVNLLKNKIGFDDAFNYKEESDLDAALKRYFPEGIDIYFENVGGKTLDAVLLNMRIHGRIAVCGMISQYNLDQPEGVKNLMHLIFKRIHMQGFVTSDYYHLYPKFLDTVLPYIREGKIVYVEDIAEGLESGPAALVGLFSGRNVGKQVVVVAHE